The following proteins are co-located in the Sporosarcina pasteurii genome:
- a CDS encoding YitT family protein, with amino-acid sequence MKKRMVDFLFIIAGAFIFALAVNLFVIPNDLGEGGVTGLTIIAYYLYGWSPGLVNLVLNGILLIVGYKFLSRNTTIYTIIAVLFNSLFLHITSDWRIASDEIIVNTIFGGVFAGVGIGLIIRVGGTTAGTTILASMTNKFFGWSISYGLLFFDLIVVLSSYFIIGAEKVMLTIVMLYIGTKVMEVIIEGFSMKKAVTIISKHPDQIAQQVNVFMGRGVTVFAGHGYYTKDKKDILYIIISSREVVKLKNIVKEADQEAFIAIHDVRDVFGEGFREISKS; translated from the coding sequence ATGAAAAAAAGAATGGTCGACTTTCTCTTTATTATTGCAGGGGCTTTTATTTTTGCGTTAGCTGTAAATCTTTTCGTCATTCCGAATGACCTTGGAGAAGGTGGCGTAACTGGCCTGACGATTATTGCTTATTATCTTTATGGCTGGTCGCCTGGACTCGTAAACTTAGTGCTCAACGGTATTTTGCTTATTGTGGGTTATAAATTTTTAAGCAGAAATACAACCATTTACACGATTATTGCTGTTTTATTCAACTCGCTCTTTTTACATATCACATCGGACTGGCGGATTGCGTCAGATGAAATTATTGTAAACACAATTTTTGGCGGTGTATTTGCAGGCGTTGGCATTGGGCTCATTATTCGCGTTGGCGGCACGACAGCTGGTACAACAATCCTTGCGAGTATGACGAACAAATTTTTCGGCTGGAGTATCAGCTATGGCTTGTTATTTTTTGATTTAATCGTCGTTTTATCATCCTATTTTATTATCGGTGCTGAAAAAGTGATGCTGACAATTGTGATGCTATACATCGGTACAAAAGTGATGGAAGTCATTATCGAAGGTTTCAGCATGAAAAAAGCGGTTACGATTATTTCAAAACATCCAGACCAAATTGCACAGCAAGTGAATGTATTCATGGGCAGAGGTGTGACCGTCTTTGCGGGGCATGGCTACTATACAAAAGACAAAAAGGACATTCTGTATATCATCATTAGCAGCCGAGAAGTGGTTAAACTGAAGAACATTGTGAAAGAGGCAGATCAAGAAGCATTTATCGCCATTCATGACGTTCGTGACGTTTTCGGCGAAGGATTTAGGGAAATTTCGAAATCGTAA
- the queE gene encoding 7-carboxy-7-deazaguanine synthase QueE gives MAMTIPVLEIFGPTIQGEGMVIGQKTMFVRTAGCDYSCSWCDSKFTWDGSEKKNIRKMNAKEILDALIEEGGDRFGHVTISGGNPGLLPQLNSLVDLLHAQGIKIALETQGSRWQPWFTKIDELTLSPKPPSSGMQTDFSVLDQIIESLSIEQKGTFSLKIVVFDDEDLGYARKVHQRYPTVELFIQVGNDDLQKANEAELLVHLLERYERLIDQVMADKELKHVRVLPQLHTYLWGNKRGV, from the coding sequence ATCGCAATGACAATTCCTGTACTTGAGATATTTGGTCCGACCATCCAAGGGGAAGGGATGGTCATTGGGCAAAAAACAATGTTCGTCCGGACGGCAGGTTGTGATTATTCCTGTTCATGGTGTGATTCCAAATTTACATGGGACGGATCAGAAAAAAAAAATATTAGAAAAATGAATGCGAAGGAAATCTTGGATGCATTAATAGAAGAAGGCGGCGACCGATTTGGTCATGTCACCATCTCAGGGGGAAATCCAGGATTACTTCCGCAATTAAATAGTTTAGTCGACTTGTTGCATGCACAAGGTATAAAAATTGCACTGGAAACACAAGGAAGCAGATGGCAGCCGTGGTTTACAAAAATCGATGAGCTCACACTTTCACCAAAGCCGCCAAGTTCCGGAATGCAAACAGACTTTTCCGTGCTGGATCAAATCATTGAATCATTGAGTATTGAGCAAAAAGGGACATTCAGTTTGAAGATTGTTGTTTTTGATGATGAAGATTTGGGCTATGCAAGGAAGGTGCACCAAAGATATCCTACAGTAGAGTTATTTATTCAGGTCGGAAATGATGACCTTCAAAAGGCAAATGAAGCGGAGTTACTGGTTCATTTACTAGAAAGATATGAGCGGCTAATTGACCAAGTAATGGCTGACAAGGAATTAAAGCATGTACGTGTTCTGCCACAGCTACATACGTATTTGTGGGGGAATAAACGAGGCGTTTAA
- a CDS encoding AbgT family transporter — translation MEEKRSLFQRFLDIVERVGNRLPDPFAIFVGLAVMMIIISWCFSLFNASVIHPGNGETLPIKSLISGEGLQFILTSMLDNFTGFAPLGLVLVMMLGVGLAEKVGLLDYAVRKTILKSPPYLLTYTVVFVGIMGNLASDAAIVLIPPLAALVFYKVGRHPLAGLAAGFAGAGAGFTANLFIAGTDALLAGISTEAARFIDETMTVTPVDNWFFNIVSMFVLTIVGGLITTRFIEPRLGTYKGDAIEEETTENLPQTKRAFIFSMLAGLIYILIIAGAIFIPNSPLTNEDGGLIPSPFLAGIVPLILFFFVIIGITFGISVGKIKSSKDVSFYMTESIKDMSSYIVLVFAIAQFTAYFNWSNLGTWVAVNGAELLESINFTGLPLIVGYILFTSLLNFLITSGSAKWAIEAPIFIPMFMQLGYHPAFTQVAYRVGDSSTNIITPLFPYMVIILAFMQRYDKKASIGTYISLMLPYSIAFLVTWIILIIVFFYFGIPFGPGIHARF, via the coding sequence ATGGAAGAAAAAAGAAGCTTGTTTCAAAGGTTTCTAGATATTGTCGAGCGAGTAGGAAATAGACTTCCTGATCCATTTGCTATATTCGTTGGCCTTGCAGTGATGATGATAATTATTTCTTGGTGTTTCAGCTTATTTAATGCCTCTGTGATCCATCCCGGAAATGGAGAAACGCTTCCCATTAAAAGCTTAATTTCTGGAGAAGGCTTGCAATTCATCCTGACCTCGATGTTGGACAACTTTACAGGTTTTGCACCGTTAGGATTAGTGTTGGTTATGATGTTAGGGGTTGGATTAGCAGAAAAAGTTGGTTTACTCGATTATGCTGTACGGAAAACAATTCTAAAATCACCACCATACTTGCTGACATACACAGTAGTATTTGTCGGGATTATGGGAAATCTCGCGTCTGATGCTGCCATCGTTTTAATCCCTCCATTAGCAGCACTCGTTTTTTATAAAGTTGGTCGCCATCCGCTTGCCGGTTTAGCAGCAGGATTTGCCGGTGCTGGTGCAGGATTTACAGCAAATTTATTTATTGCTGGAACAGACGCATTACTTGCTGGTATATCAACCGAAGCTGCACGTTTTATAGATGAAACAATGACGGTCACACCTGTTGATAACTGGTTTTTCAACATCGTATCTATGTTTGTTCTTACGATTGTCGGTGGACTTATAACAACCCGTTTTATTGAGCCTAGACTCGGCACGTATAAAGGGGATGCGATTGAGGAAGAAACAACCGAAAATTTGCCCCAAACGAAAAGAGCATTTATTTTTTCGATGCTTGCTGGACTCATTTATATATTAATTATCGCGGGTGCAATTTTCATTCCGAATAGTCCATTGACGAACGAAGATGGCGGACTCATTCCCTCCCCATTTCTCGCTGGTATCGTTCCGCTTATTTTATTCTTTTTCGTGATTATCGGAATAACTTTTGGAATTTCTGTCGGGAAAATCAAGTCTAGTAAAGACGTAAGTTTCTATATGACCGAGTCAATTAAGGACATGTCGAGCTATATTGTACTTGTTTTTGCCATTGCACAGTTCACTGCCTATTTTAATTGGTCCAATCTAGGGACATGGGTCGCAGTAAACGGTGCGGAATTACTAGAAAGTATCAACTTTACAGGGTTACCGCTTATTGTAGGTTATATACTCTTTACATCACTGTTAAACTTCCTGATCACATCTGGTTCTGCAAAATGGGCCATTGAAGCGCCAATATTCATTCCAATGTTTATGCAGCTTGGCTATCATCCTGCGTTTACTCAAGTAGCCTATCGAGTCGGGGATTCTTCAACCAATATCATTACCCCACTCTTTCCTTACATGGTCATTATATTGGCATTTATGCAGCGATACGATAAAAAGGCAAGTATTGGAACCTATATTTCACTCATGCTTCCCTATTCAATTGCTTTCTTAGTCACATGGATTATATTAATTATTGTATTCTTTTATTTTGGTATCCCGTTCGGACCGGGTATTCATGCTCGTTTTTAA
- a CDS encoding amidohydrolase — MHTFIKEYIENKKDYFEQVSEYIFNHPETRFEEYESAHFLMTECERQGFTVERNIANIPTAFKATYGAGKPVISFLGEFDALPGLNQKPCATQQEQIEGMSDIGHGCGHNLLGTGAFAAACAAKAYLEENDLSGTVIFYGCPGEEGGSGKTFMVRENAFEGVDAALTWHPSPANAIMSLPTLANYQVSFHFEGVAAHAANSPHLGRSALDAVELMNVGVNYLREHIIQDARVHYAVTNTGGFSPAVVQPNAEVLYLIRAPKIDQVEGIYQRICKIAEGAALMTETKVTVEFHKACSNYVPNRSLEALLHKSFKTIGADEPTYEEKAYAKQIWDTFTQDEQDFYIDLMRGFGYIGDGSEFEGKHLSDSISDYKESEEIFFGSTDVADVSWVVPTAQLTAATSTLATPLHTWQMTAQGLSSFAHKGMLRAAAAMALTGINLLTSKEELKKIQDEFFQFQAKHPYRSPIGKDIRPTTLNGKKI, encoded by the coding sequence TTGCACACATTCATCAAAGAATATATCGAAAACAAAAAAGATTATTTTGAACAAGTATCAGAATACATTTTCAATCATCCTGAAACACGTTTCGAAGAATATGAATCTGCTCATTTCCTAATGACTGAATGCGAAAGACAAGGTTTTACAGTAGAGCGCAATATCGCGAATATCCCAACCGCTTTTAAAGCGACTTATGGTGCTGGGAAACCTGTCATTTCATTTTTAGGAGAATTCGATGCCCTTCCAGGTTTGAACCAAAAACCATGTGCAACTCAACAAGAACAGATTGAAGGAATGTCTGATATCGGGCATGGTTGCGGTCATAACTTACTAGGTACAGGCGCGTTTGCAGCTGCCTGTGCAGCGAAAGCTTATCTTGAAGAAAATGATCTTTCCGGAACCGTTATTTTTTATGGCTGTCCTGGAGAAGAAGGCGGTTCTGGTAAAACATTTATGGTGCGGGAAAATGCCTTTGAAGGCGTTGATGCGGCATTAACATGGCACCCCTCCCCTGCGAACGCCATTATGAGTTTACCAACGCTCGCAAATTACCAAGTCTCCTTTCATTTTGAAGGTGTTGCTGCTCACGCTGCAAATTCTCCTCATTTAGGGCGAAGTGCGCTAGATGCTGTTGAATTAATGAACGTCGGCGTCAACTATTTACGGGAGCATATTATTCAAGATGCTCGGGTCCATTATGCAGTGACGAACACCGGCGGTTTTTCTCCAGCAGTTGTTCAACCAAATGCAGAAGTCCTTTATTTAATAAGGGCCCCGAAAATAGATCAAGTAGAAGGCATTTACCAACGTATTTGCAAGATAGCTGAAGGTGCAGCTTTAATGACAGAAACCAAAGTAACCGTTGAGTTCCACAAAGCTTGTTCCAATTATGTGCCTAATAGAAGTTTAGAAGCCTTGCTACATAAGAGCTTTAAAACCATTGGGGCTGATGAACCGACATATGAAGAAAAGGCTTACGCTAAACAAATATGGGACACTTTCACACAAGACGAACAAGATTTCTATATCGATTTGATGAGAGGATTCGGCTATATCGGGGATGGTAGTGAGTTCGAAGGAAAACACCTCTCTGATTCTATATCCGATTACAAAGAATCCGAAGAAATTTTCTTTGGTTCTACTGATGTGGCGGACGTCAGTTGGGTTGTGCCTACCGCGCAATTAACAGCAGCGACAAGTACCCTTGCCACTCCACTGCATACATGGCAAATGACGGCACAAGGTTTATCTAGTTTTGCTCATAAAGGAATGTTACGTGCCGCCGCTGCGATGGCATTGACTGGTATTAACCTCCTTACCTCCAAAGAAGAGTTAAAGAAAATACAAGATGAATTTTTCCAATTCCAAGCAAAACATCCATACAGAAGTCCAATTGGGAAAGACATCAGACCTACAACATTAAATGGAAAGAAAATATGA
- a CDS encoding YitT family protein: MKLFRDILLITFGSFIYALALTGLAIPNNLAEGGVAGASIILHYALDWSVGITNFLLTGIILVVGYRYLPKRTIRLTLITAPLISFFLFITENIMEPLGDPLVSAVFAGFFIGIGTGMILRTGSSMGGSTVIAQMFHYNLGWDLTRTNLVIDIAIVTSGLLIIGPLNTMYTIIALYIGKKSTDLVLEGLDSRKAVSVISNKAMEISEAVISEMRTSATVFEGYGSYMLEERDMTYIIISKHQLMKLKRVINEVDDEAFVVVHDVREAFGGSFSWITRR; encoded by the coding sequence GTGAAACTTTTTAGGGATATATTGCTGATTACATTCGGTTCTTTCATATATGCACTTGCATTAACAGGGCTTGCCATCCCAAACAATTTAGCGGAAGGCGGGGTAGCGGGTGCTTCGATCATCTTACATTATGCCCTCGATTGGTCAGTAGGGATTACGAATTTTCTGCTCACAGGAATTATTTTAGTCGTAGGTTATCGTTATTTACCAAAGCGGACAATCAGGCTTACTTTAATTACAGCGCCGCTGATTTCATTTTTCCTTTTTATTACTGAAAATATCATGGAACCTCTAGGAGATCCACTTGTCTCGGCGGTATTCGCTGGTTTTTTTATTGGCATTGGGACGGGGATGATTTTACGTACAGGAAGTTCGATGGGTGGTTCAACGGTCATCGCGCAAATGTTTCATTATAACCTTGGATGGGATTTGACACGTACAAACCTTGTCATTGACATAGCAATTGTCACGTCGGGGCTACTGATCATCGGCCCGTTAAACACGATGTATACAATTATTGCTTTATACATTGGTAAAAAATCAACCGACCTTGTGCTCGAAGGGTTAGATTCAAGGAAAGCCGTGAGTGTCATTTCTAACAAAGCAATGGAAATTTCTGAAGCTGTAATTAGTGAAATGAGAACAAGCGCAACTGTTTTTGAAGGCTACGGCAGTTATATGCTAGAGGAAAGAGACATGACGTATATCATTATTAGTAAACACCAACTGATGAAACTGAAACGAGTGATAAATGAAGTTGACGATGAAGCATTCGTTGTTGTACATGATGTGAGGGAAGCATTTGGCGGTAGTTTTTCTTGGATCACCAGACGGTGA
- a CDS encoding YciI family protein, translating to MRYLILLTPSKNWIEGIVLHNQPFMPEHAVYVQNEYNNGNIVLAGPFGGSTGGAIVIDADNEEYVIKFAENDPAVKNGVFSYEIKQWDYKMSRLENINPKFGQEYIEYKHKIQKQLGII from the coding sequence ATGAGATATTTAATATTATTAACGCCATCAAAAAATTGGATAGAAGGTATTGTTTTGCATAATCAACCTTTTATGCCCGAACATGCTGTGTATGTGCAAAATGAATATAACAACGGGAATATTGTTCTAGCTGGTCCATTTGGGGGTTCAACCGGAGGCGCTATCGTGATTGATGCAGATAATGAGGAATACGTTATAAAATTTGCTGAAAATGACCCGGCCGTTAAAAACGGTGTCTTCAGTTATGAAATTAAGCAATGGGATTATAAAATGAGTAGATTAGAAAATATAAACCCAAAATTCGGCCAGGAATACATTGAGTACAAGCATAAGATTCAAAAACAATTGGGTATTATATAG
- a CDS encoding YfcC family protein, translating into MDEQVSYNEEEQNTKSKIPHIFVILFSLIALASLLSYIIPSGTFERVTNESGAQIIQPGTFTYTDASPVSLFEFMLAVPTGLIQTAEIIFGILMIGGMFAVVERAGLISLGVNKLGNMFANHNLLIIPTLMIPFALFTTFTAQVELSLIYLPTILPLIIRLGFDKITATATVLVATIAGFTVGLTTPANLGVAQEIAGLPFYSGIGYRIVILAIILSIGIYYVWRYAKKIHDDPTKSITYEEDKGNQKPLKEMTTIKATTRQLIASIALGISIIILIYGLLKHGWYFQELAGLYIIIGVGVGLISGLKPSEISESFIDGFKQILLGAMIVGVARGVAVVLNDGNIMDTIIHGASLVIDSVPGAVTAIVMMIIQGGLNFLIPSGSGQAMVTMPIMSGLADLSDVTRQTAVLAFLFGDGFSNIFYPTSGYFMATLALGGVRWEKWIKFITPLLIIWYALATAFLIIAQFMNYGPF; encoded by the coding sequence ATGGATGAACAAGTGAGTTACAATGAGGAAGAACAAAATACAAAAAGTAAAATCCCTCATATTTTTGTTATTTTATTTTCGTTAATTGCATTAGCTTCATTATTAAGTTACATCATTCCGTCAGGTACGTTTGAAAGAGTTACGAATGAATCTGGTGCCCAAATTATTCAACCCGGTACCTTTACATATACCGATGCAAGTCCGGTTAGCCTTTTTGAATTCATGTTAGCAGTTCCAACTGGCTTAATACAAACTGCTGAAATTATATTCGGGATCCTAATGATCGGCGGCATGTTTGCAGTTGTAGAGCGAGCAGGATTAATTAGCCTTGGTGTTAATAAACTCGGAAACATGTTTGCGAACCATAATTTACTAATCATTCCAACATTAATGATTCCGTTCGCTTTATTTACAACGTTTACCGCACAAGTGGAATTATCGCTAATTTATTTACCAACGATTTTACCCCTTATTATTCGATTGGGTTTCGATAAAATTACCGCCACCGCCACAGTGCTTGTTGCTACGATTGCCGGCTTTACTGTTGGATTAACTACGCCCGCCAATTTAGGAGTTGCACAAGAAATTGCAGGCCTCCCATTTTATTCTGGCATTGGCTATCGAATTGTTATTCTAGCAATCATACTAAGTATTGGGATTTATTATGTTTGGCGTTATGCAAAAAAGATTCATGACGATCCAACGAAAAGTATTACGTATGAGGAAGATAAAGGAAACCAGAAGCCGCTGAAAGAAATGACAACGATAAAAGCAACAACTCGACAATTGATTGCATCTATTGCGCTTGGTATTTCGATTATCATTTTAATTTACGGATTATTAAAGCATGGATGGTATTTCCAAGAGTTAGCTGGATTGTATATTATTATTGGGGTTGGTGTGGGGTTAATTTCCGGTTTAAAACCATCGGAAATCTCAGAATCATTTATTGATGGTTTTAAACAAATATTACTCGGTGCAATGATTGTAGGAGTAGCTAGAGGGGTAGCAGTTGTGCTGAATGATGGAAATATCATGGATACAATTATCCACGGGGCTAGTTTGGTGATTGACTCTGTACCTGGAGCAGTTACTGCCATTGTGATGATGATTATCCAAGGCGGATTAAACTTCCTCATTCCTTCTGGAAGCGGACAAGCGATGGTGACGATGCCGATTATGTCTGGATTAGCGGATTTGTCTGATGTTACGAGGCAAACTGCTGTACTCGCTTTCTTGTTCGGCGACGGTTTTTCAAATATATTTTATCCGACATCTGGATACTTCATGGCGACACTCGCTTTAGGCGGCGTTCGATGGGAGAAGTGGATTAAATTCATTACCCCCCTACTCATTATTTGGTATGCACTTGCGACAGCTTTTCTCATCATTGCACAGTTTATGAATTATGGGCCGTTTTGA
- a CDS encoding aspartate aminotransferase family protein, whose amino-acid sequence MKELIELDKKHFIHPTTSIMEQQEKGPKLIVEKGEGIYLTDKEGKEYIDAMSSLWNVNVGHGRKEIAEAAKEQMEQLAFSSTFSTFSNEPAIRLAKKIADLAPPSLNAVFFTSGGSESNDSAIKLIRHYWKIQGQTERHKIISLSRGYHGVTAGATSATGIPQFWDMAGHMLTGFAHAKTPYEIGTSESIQSIREVIEKEGPETVAAFMAEPIQGAGGVLVPPKDYFKEVRKLCDEYGILFLADEVITGFGRTGKMFGIEHWDVEPDLMCFAKGVTSGYFPLGGVIVSDKIHDVLKEKSQGVLFHGFTYSGHATGAAVALKNIEIIENEGLVENARLMGEELLKGLQSIKDESTIVGGIRMVGLIGAIEFVEEPSTNKRFSPELKVTPRIIEELHERGVICRGVTYDGTDIVCFSPPLSINKEEIEILVNRLRESVLAVQGELESQLEKA is encoded by the coding sequence ATGAAAGAATTAATCGAATTAGACAAAAAACACTTTATTCACCCAACGACTTCTATTATGGAGCAACAGGAAAAAGGACCAAAACTGATTGTTGAAAAAGGCGAAGGTATCTATTTGACAGATAAAGAAGGAAAAGAATACATCGATGCGATGTCATCTTTATGGAATGTCAACGTCGGACATGGACGGAAAGAGATTGCAGAAGCTGCGAAGGAACAAATGGAGCAACTCGCATTTAGTTCCACTTTTTCTACGTTCAGTAATGAACCTGCAATCCGTTTAGCTAAAAAAATTGCAGATCTTGCACCGCCGAGTTTAAATGCTGTGTTTTTCACATCGGGTGGCTCTGAATCCAATGATTCTGCTATCAAACTAATTCGGCACTATTGGAAAATACAAGGACAGACTGAACGGCATAAAATTATTTCGCTTAGTCGAGGATATCACGGTGTAACTGCAGGAGCGACAAGTGCAACAGGCATCCCGCAATTTTGGGATATGGCAGGACATATGCTAACTGGTTTTGCCCATGCGAAAACTCCGTATGAAATTGGGACAAGCGAGTCTATTCAATCGATTAGAGAAGTAATTGAGAAAGAAGGGCCGGAGACGGTGGCGGCATTTATGGCAGAACCAATCCAAGGAGCCGGCGGTGTTTTAGTTCCGCCAAAAGATTACTTTAAAGAAGTACGTAAGCTTTGCGACGAGTACGGTATTTTGTTTTTGGCCGATGAAGTCATTACTGGTTTCGGACGAACAGGAAAGATGTTCGGAATTGAACATTGGGACGTTGAACCGGATTTGATGTGTTTTGCCAAAGGGGTTACGAGCGGATATTTCCCGCTTGGCGGAGTGATTGTATCGGATAAAATCCATGATGTACTAAAAGAAAAATCGCAGGGAGTTTTATTCCACGGATTTACGTATAGCGGACATGCAACAGGTGCAGCCGTTGCTCTGAAAAATATTGAAATCATTGAGAATGAGGGACTTGTAGAAAACGCTCGTCTCATGGGTGAGGAATTGTTGAAAGGTCTTCAATCAATCAAAGATGAAAGTACGATTGTTGGAGGTATCCGCATGGTCGGCTTAATCGGGGCAATTGAGTTTGTCGAGGAGCCTTCAACGAATAAACGTTTTTCACCGGAATTGAAAGTGACGCCAAGAATCATCGAAGAGTTACATGAGCGGGGTGTAATCTGCCGTGGGGTTACCTATGACGGGACAGATATTGTTTGTTTCTCTCCGCCGCTCAGCATTAATAAAGAAGAGATTGAGATTCTTGTTAATAGATTACGTGAGTCTGTCCTTGCTGTTCAGGGCGAGCTAGAAAGTCAGCTAGAAAAGGCATAA
- a CDS encoding Zn-dependent hydrolase, which translates to MITIENLLHWIQETLLQLNLTNDMNQPKGFSRLGYTKEEQDAHEQFRVIAQNLGLETHQDSAGNQWAVWKVDENASTIAAGSHLDTVYNGGGYDGVAGVLTAFAAVKILKAKQFKPVKNIAIVAFACEESARFGVSTIGSKAVCGLLNTDRVANLKDTNGITLQEAVNDSGLNWQDIQEAELATDAFEQFIEIHIEQGRLLEKTRKDIGIVRAIAQPTRLLITCEGMTNHTGTTPMNDRQDALVAIAGLISHVESAALQMNERQSIPVMATVSTIKASPNAMNMIPGQVVIGVDIRSTNADLKQEMVEVILSFIQHTEVKRSVTFHIETLADDPPIQLDINIQGVLAELCEELNLSSMIMDSGAGHDAMNMAKRWPSGLLFIPCRQGISHHPDEYTDSQSLLNGAKLLAAYFSKCNEAPSC; encoded by the coding sequence TTGATCACAATAGAAAATCTATTACATTGGATTCAAGAAACTTTATTGCAATTAAATCTAACAAACGATATGAATCAGCCAAAAGGCTTTTCTCGTCTTGGCTATACAAAAGAAGAACAAGACGCACATGAACAGTTTCGGGTGATTGCTCAAAATCTCGGCTTAGAAACACATCAAGATTCTGCAGGCAATCAATGGGCTGTATGGAAAGTAGATGAAAACGCAAGTACAATTGCCGCTGGATCACACTTGGATACCGTTTATAATGGCGGCGGCTATGACGGTGTTGCAGGCGTACTAACCGCCTTCGCAGCAGTGAAAATTCTTAAGGCTAAACAATTTAAGCCTGTTAAAAACATTGCCATTGTTGCATTTGCATGTGAAGAATCCGCACGGTTTGGGGTGTCAACGATTGGAAGCAAGGCCGTTTGCGGATTACTAAATACTGATCGCGTTGCGAATCTCAAAGATACAAATGGCATTACACTTCAAGAAGCCGTGAATGATAGCGGGTTGAATTGGCAAGATATTCAAGAAGCGGAGCTAGCAACAGATGCATTCGAACAATTTATCGAAATCCATATCGAACAAGGACGATTGTTAGAAAAAACCCGGAAAGATATCGGCATCGTTCGTGCAATCGCACAACCGACACGGCTTTTGATTACTTGTGAAGGCATGACAAACCATACAGGCACTACACCTATGAATGATCGTCAAGATGCACTGGTTGCAATAGCGGGATTAATTAGCCACGTTGAAAGCGCCGCACTTCAAATGAACGAGCGGCAATCGATTCCAGTAATGGCAACCGTAAGCACGATCAAAGCTAGTCCTAATGCCATGAATATGATTCCTGGACAAGTTGTCATCGGGGTCGATATTCGCAGTACAAATGCGGATTTAAAACAAGAAATGGTTGAAGTTATCCTATCTTTTATTCAGCACACAGAAGTTAAAAGGTCCGTTACCTTCCATATCGAAACGCTTGCTGACGATCCGCCAATTCAACTCGATATCAACATTCAAGGAGTCCTCGCCGAGCTGTGTGAAGAATTAAATTTGTCTTCGATGATAATGGACAGTGGAGCGGGTCATGATGCGATGAACATGGCTAAACGTTGGCCGAGCGGTCTTTTATTTATTCCGTGTCGTCAAGGCATTAGCCACCATCCGGATGAATACACTGATAGCCAGTCCCTGCTAAATGGCGCTAAATTACTTGCTGCTTACTTTAGTAAATGTAATGAAGCCCCTAGCTGTTGA
- a CDS encoding peptide-methionine (S)-S-oxide reductase, with protein MEVVYFAGGCLWGVQAFIKTLPGVMHTEAGRANGTSHTLEGDYDGYAECVKTEFDPTVITIRELMAYFFEIIDPYSLNKQGQDVGVKYRTGVYSENPEHLKEAKTFISERKDHDLIVVEVLPLTNYVRSAEEHQDRLSRYPNDYCHIPVELLSKYK; from the coding sequence TTGGAAGTCGTATATTTTGCAGGTGGATGTTTATGGGGCGTACAGGCTTTTATAAAAACTTTACCTGGCGTTATGCATACAGAGGCGGGAAGAGCGAATGGAACAAGTCATACCCTTGAGGGTGATTATGATGGATACGCGGAATGTGTAAAAACAGAATTCGATCCGACGGTTATCACAATCAGGGAATTAATGGCGTATTTCTTTGAAATCATTGATCCCTACAGTTTGAATAAACAAGGTCAGGACGTTGGCGTGAAATACAGAACAGGCGTATATAGTGAAAATCCGGAACACTTAAAAGAGGCAAAGACATTTATTAGTGAAAGAAAGGATCATGACTTGATAGTTGTTGAAGTCTTACCTCTTACAAACTATGTGAGAAGTGCAGAAGAACATCAAGATAGGTTATCTAGATATCCAAATGATTATTGTCATATTCCAGTAGAACTATTAAGTAAATATAAGTAA
- the queD gene encoding 6-carboxytetrahydropterin synthase QueD, with translation MMQQIYPVVPHDYAYEINKDFHFAAAHYVPSTDAGKCQHIHGHTYFANITIVGDTLDHSGFLVNFKTIKDLVHRRFDHRVLNKDAAFSDEDPSYFPTSEVIARTIYEIVQAHLDTLDNQPKCVQVFLRETPTSYCVYRPKEASSQ, from the coding sequence ATGATGCAACAAATTTATCCAGTTGTCCCTCATGACTATGCCTATGAGATTAATAAAGATTTCCATTTTGCAGCGGCTCATTATGTTCCGAGCACGGATGCTGGTAAATGTCAGCATATACATGGACATACGTATTTTGCTAACATCACAATCGTTGGTGATACGCTTGACCATTCAGGGTTCCTTGTGAACTTTAAAACAATAAAGGATTTGGTTCACCGTCGTTTTGATCATCGTGTGTTGAATAAAGATGCAGCGTTTTCCGATGAGGATCCTTCCTATTTTCCAACTTCAGAAGTCATTGCACGGACGATTTATGAAATCGTTCAAGCACACTTGGATACGCTGGACAATCAACCGAAATGTGTTCAAGTATTTTTAAGGGAAACGCCGACAAGTTACTGTGTTTATCGCCCAAAGGAGGCGTCATCGCAATGA